The genomic segment AAAACGAGGCGTTACAACCCGCACGCCTGCTTCGGATGCCCTGCCCGCTTCTTTTTCCCAATCAACACAGATGGAAGCAAGGAAATCACTGCCCGGAGGAGCATCCTTGAACATAGTTTCATCCCCGCAGAAACCATAGTACCCCACCGCGCTTGTATTGATCAGGGTCTGTTGTTTGCCCTTGCCTTGTTTTTTAAGGGCATCGACTATATTTCCGGTTGTCCGTATCCTGCTTTCGTAAAGCAGTTTTTTATTCTCAGCAGTCCAGCGGCAAAAGATATTTGCCCCGGCAAAATTGATTATCACATCAAAATCACTGATGGCGTTTTGCCAGTCACCTGCGACCATGGGATTGCCCACAAGGTGATCCGCACCAGGCGGGATCACCGAGACTTTACTGCTACTTCGCACCAGAGCGGTTACCTGATGCCCTGCTGCCAGCAACTCCTTGACAACATACCTGCCGACAAATCCTGTACCGCCGACGATGAAAATCTTCATGAATGCCACCTTGTTGACACAATGATTCCATATTATTCTTAACAAAGAAAAGTTAATTATAATCGATTGTAAAAAATCTTTATTAGAAATCAGCTTTTTTTTCAGCTTGGCATAAGGTTACACAGGTGTAAAAAATCTTAATCTAAGGGCATTGGACACCACGGATACCGAACTCATGGCCATGGCTGCGCCGGCAATCATCGGGCTCAAGGTCGGTCCGCCGAAGATATAGAGAAGGCCTGCTGCAACTGGGATACCCACAATATTATAGGCAAAGGCCCAGAAAAGGTTCTGCTTGATATTACGCATGGTGGCGCGGCTTAAGGCAAATGCCGCCAGCACCCCGGTGAGGTCCCCTTTCATCAGCACAATATCTCCGGACTCGATTGCCACATCAATTCCGGTACCCATGGCAATCCCCACATCCGCCTGGGCAAGCGCCGGAGCGTCATTTATGCCGTCGCCCACCATTGCGGTTATCCGCCCCTGATTCTGAAGTTTTTTCACCTGCGCCGCTTTATGTTCCGGCAGAACCTGGGCGATAACATTGGTGATCCCGGCCTGGGCGGCAATGGCATGAGCGGTTTTTGGGTTATCACCGGTAAGCATGAAGACCTCAATGCCCATTTTCTGCAAGCGGGATACCGTGGCTTTTGTCTCATCCTTTATCTTGTCGGCAATTGCGATAAGTGCTGCAAATTCCCCATCCACTGCAAGATAGAGAGCGGTTTTCCCGGCATCTGAGATTTGTCCGGCAGACGCTTCAAGCCCCCGGTCATAAGCGATATCCACGCCGGATTCCTGCATGAACAGCGCATTTCCAAAAAGAAGCAAAACGCCATCCACCGTCGCCTTTATACCCTTTCCGGTAATCGCTTCAAAACTCGCAGGCTGTTCAAGAGTGAGTCCCGCTTTTTCCGCAGCACGGACAATGGCTGTGGCCAGAGGATGCTCTGAAGCCTTTTCGGCGCTGGCAATTAAATAAAGGAGTTGTTCTTTTTGACGCTTTTCATCAAAGACTACAAAATCGGTCATTTCCGGGCGGCCATAAGTCAAGGTGCCGGTTTTATCAAAAATTATCGCATTGACCCGCTGGGCCGCTTCCAATGCCTCGCCGCTTTTAATGAGCACCCCCAATTGCGCGCCTCGTCCGGTGCCGACCATAATCGATGTCGGCGTTGCCAAACCCATGGCGCATGGGCAGGCAATAACCATTACCGCAATAAAAATCCGCAGGGCAAACGGGAATCCTGCACCGGAAATATACCAGGCCAATCCGGAGAGTATGGCGATGGCAATGACAATGGGAACAAAATACAGACTGATGCGGTCCGCAAGGTTGGCAATGGGCGCCTTTGATCCCTGGGCATCCTGAACCATGCGGATAATTCGGGCAAGCACGGTATCCCGGCCCACCTTTTCAGCCCGGACCTGGAGGGCGCCGTTGCTGTTCAAAGTGCCGCCGAAAACCTTATCGCCCTCCTGCTTATCAACGGGCATGCTTTCGCCGGTGAGCATGGATTCGTCAATACTGGACCTGCCCTTTTCAACCAGAGCGTCAACAGCAATGCGCTCACCAGGCCTCAC from the Pseudomonadota bacterium genome contains:
- a CDS encoding heavy metal translocating P-type ATPase, producing MESKTEVKKKSDGHERLKVSIKGMTCASCSSRIERVLSQMEGIDAAAVNLATESMALAWDPEKTDIAAIADRVKDLGFELVMPETANELIFAIRGMTCASCSSRIERVVSAMEGVVSASVSLPAETARIKIETDKVSPTTIRETINSLGFEAQLETSQSGSLFERQQADTLARLKIMKRELIPAMVFAMTLLILSMGHMFGMPLPEWLAPDSSPLNYALAQFILALPVLYSGRNFYRIGIPNLLRGGPNMDSLIAIGTGAAFIYSTWNLIEIFQGIDPQTKAMDLYFESAAVIIALVSLGKYFETRSKVRTSDAIKKLMELAPEQATILRDGKEILIAVEAIVVGDLLLVRPGERIAVDALVEKGRSSIDESMLTGESMPVDKQEGDKVFGGTLNSNGALQVRAEKVGRDTVLARIIRMVQDAQGSKAPIANLADRISLYFVPIVIAIAILSGLAWYISGAGFPFALRIFIAVMVIACPCAMGLATPTSIMVGTGRGAQLGVLIKSGEALEAAQRVNAIIFDKTGTLTYGRPEMTDFVVFDEKRQKEQLLYLIASAEKASEHPLATAIVRAAEKAGLTLEQPASFEAITGKGIKATVDGVLLLFGNALFMQESGVDIAYDRGLEASAGQISDAGKTALYLAVDGEFAALIAIADKIKDETKATVSRLQKMGIEVFMLTGDNPKTAHAIAAQAGITNVIAQVLPEHKAAQVKKLQNQGRITAMVGDGINDAPALAQADVGIAMGTGIDVAIESGDIVLMKGDLTGVLAAFALSRATMRNIKQNLFWAFAYNIVGIPVAAGLLYIFGGPTLSPMIAGAAMAMSSVSVVSNALRLRFFTPV
- a CDS encoding NAD(P)H-binding protein, which gives rise to MKIFIVGGTGFVGRYVVKELLAAGHQVTALVRSSSKVSVIPPGADHLVGNPMVAGDWQNAISDFDVIINFAGANIFCRWTAENKKLLYESRIRTTGNIVDALKKQGKGKQQTLINTSAVGYYGFCGDETMFKDAPPGSDFLASICVDWEKEAGRASEAGVRVVTPRF